A section of the Eublepharis macularius isolate TG4126 chromosome 1, MPM_Emac_v1.0, whole genome shotgun sequence genome encodes:
- the LOC129336479 gene encoding uncharacterized protein LOC129336479 — MASKRLRVAVIGAGAAGLCAARHVLNYPDTFLPPVVFEASDQLGGTWVYTEQSGEDAEGWPIHSSMYHDLRTNLPKEVMAFPDFPFNPSLPSFVHHSDVLAYLESYAEHFGVQDHVQFRWQVNDVRPVLGDQGTASGWDVKATVRGSGLTQHVSEHFDAIMVCTGHYAIPFIPPIPGLDSFQGCLLHSHSYRRPEPFAGLTVVLVGAGASGVDLAMQLSPVAAHVALSHQGPPVCGLPEDILQVPRLLKVVKEMVVFVDGSVLQPDVLILCTGYRYRFPFLTLARLGLQETEYGVGPLYRHLLAPQHPSLFFIGLCQQICPFPHFHCQVLFALAVLRGHCLLPSAAEMEADAQGQLDRYLREGGLARHFLRLKAQQWSYAKELAKLAGFPPLPPAVQEIYEAVRARRLHNVGTYRNVNYRLLGPDAWEQVWDSGKAPEGDGNAE; from the exons atgGCGTCAAAGAGGCTGCGCGTGGCTGTGATTGGAGCGGGAGCAGCAGGGCTGTGTGCTGCCCGCCACGTCCTCAACTACCCTGACACTTTCCTTCCTCCGGTGGTGTTTGAGGCGTCTGATCAACTGGGAGGCACCTGGGTTTATACTGAGCAGAGCGGGGAAGATGCTGAGGGATGGCCCATCCATTCCAGCATGTACCACGATCTCAG GACCAACCTTCCCAAAGAAGTCATGGCCTTTCCGGATTTCCCCTTCAACCCATCACTGCCATCATTTGTGCACCACTCAGATGTGCTGGCCTACCTGGAAAGCTACGCAGAGCACTTTGGCGTCCAGGACCATGTCCAG TTCCGGTGGCAGGTGAATGACGTTAGGCCTGTGCTAGGGGACCAGGGCACTGCAAGTGGCTGGGATGTCAAGGCAACTGTGCGGGGGTCAGGATTGACACAGCATGTCTCGGAACATTTTGATGCCATCATGGTCTGTACTGG TCATTACGCCATCCCATTCATACCACCCATTCCTGGTCTGGACAGCTTCCAAG GCTGCCTCCTGCACAGTCACTCGTACCGGCGCCCAGAGCCCTTTGCAGGTTTGACTGTGGTGCTGGTGGGTGCGGGTGCATCAGGTGTTGACCTGGCAATGCAGCTGTCTCCCGTGGCTGCTCATGTGGCGCTCAGCCACCAGGGGCCTCCTGTGTGCGGCCTACCTGAAGATATCCTGCAGGTGCCCCGGCTCTTGAAGGTGGTGAAGGAGATGGTGGTGTTTGTGGATGGCTCAGTGCTGCAGCCTGATGTCTTGATTCTCTGCACTGGCTACCGGTACCGCTTTCCCTTCTTGACCTTGGCCCGGCTGGGCTTACAGGAGACAGAATATGGTGTGGGCCCCCTGTACCGGCACCTGCTTGCCCCCCAACACCCTTCGCTGTTCTTTATTGGCCTCTGCCAGCAAATCTGCCCCTTCCCACACTTCCACTGCCAGGTGCTGTTTGCGCTTGCAGTGCTCCGAGGCCACTGCCTCCTTCCTTCTGCGGCGGAGATGGAAGCTGATGCCCAAGGGCAGCTAGACCGGTATCTGAGGGAGGGGGGATTGGCTCGGCATTTTCTGAGGCTCAAGGCTCAACAGTGGAGCTATGCAAAGGAGCTGGCCAAACTTGCAGGCTTCCCACCTTTACCTCCTGCAGTCCAAGAGATCTATGAAGCAGTGCGTGCCAGACGGCTCCACAATGTGGGCACCTATCGCAATGTGAACTATCGCCTGTTAGGCCCTGATGCTTGGGAACAGGTGTGGGATTCTGGCAAAGCCCCGGAAGGTGATGGAAATGCAGAATGA